Below is a window of Ralstonia nicotianae DNA.
CGTCGCGGCGCGGCGAGGGGTAGAACGGCAGCAGCCAGATCGCATCCACGCCCAGCTCGGCGATGTAGTCGAGCTTGGAGATCAGGCCCGGGAAGTCCCCTACGCCGTCGTTGTCCGAGTCGCAGAACGATTTGACGTGCAGCTGATAGATGACCGCGTCCTTGTACCAGAGCGCGTCGTCCACCAGCAGCACGGTCGGGTTGCGCGTCATGACGGTTGCTCCTCCGAAGGCAGCGCGGGTCGTACGCGCCAGATCGCGAACGGTTGCTCGGGCGCCAGCCGCACGTGCTGCCGCTTGCCGCGCCACACGAAGCGCGCGCCGTCGACGAGGTTCTCCGCCATCAGCGCGCCGTGGTCGGGCAGGCCCCACTGCCACAGCGGCAGCTCGATGTCGGCCTCCTGCGGGTGATGCGGGTCGAGGCTGATGGCGACCAGCAGCGTGTTGTCGCCGAAGCGCTCCGGCGCGGCATCGGCGGGTTCGGCCGGGTGGGTCGGCAGCGGCGCCGGCGTCGATTTGCTGAAGTACAGGATGCCCTCGCCCGAGGCCGGCTGGAACTGCACGCCCAGGTGCGAATGCAGCGCCGGATTGGTGCGGCGGATGCGGTTGAGCAGCGCGATCTCGGCGACGATGTTGCCCGGCCGGTCGTGGTCCCACGCGCGCAGCTGGTACTTTTCGGCGTCCAGGTATTCCTCCTTGCCGGGCAGCGCCTGCCCCTCGCACAGCTCGAATCCGTTATAGACGCCCCACAGCCCGGAGAGCGTGGCCGCCAGCGCCGCGCGGATCAGGAAGCCCGGCCGCCCCGAGGTCTGCAGGAACACCGGATTGATGTCGGGCGTGTTGACGAAGAAGTGCGGCCGGAAATACTCGCGCACCGGCGTGCGGGTCAGCTCGGTCAGGTAGTCGATGAATTCCTGCTTGCCGTGGCGCCACGTGAAGTAGGTGTAAGACTGCGAGAAGCCCACCTTGGCCAGCCGGTACATCACCTTGGGCCGCGTGAACGCCTCCGACAGGAAGATCGCATCGGGGTAGCGCGCGCGCACCTCGCCGATCATCCATTCCCAGAACGGCAGCGGCTTGGTGTGCGGATTGTCGACGCGGAACAGCCGCACGCCCTCGTCGGCCCAGAACATCACCACGTCGCGCAGCGCGAGCCACAGCGCGGGCTTGGCGCTCGCGGCGTAGAAATCGACGTTGACGATGTCTTCGTATTTCTTGGGCGGGTTCTCGGCGTACCGGACGCTGCCGTCGGGGCGCCAGGCGAACCAGCCCGGGTGCGCGCGCAGCCAGGGGTGGTCGGGCGAGCACTGGATGGCGAAGTCGAGCGCCAGCTCCAGCCCCTGCCCGCGGGCGGCATCGCGCAGCCGGCGGAAATCGTCCAGCGTGCCGAGCTGCGGGTGGATGGCATCGTGCCCGCCTTCCGCCGCGCCGATCGCGTAGGGGCTGCCCGGGTCGTCGGGCTCGGCGCGCAGGCTATTGTTGCGCCCCTTGCGGTGGGTGCGCCCGATGGGGTGGATGGGCGGGAAGTACAGCACGTCGAAGCCCATCGCGCGGATCACCCCCAGCCGGCGCGCCACGTCGCGGAAGGTGCCGTGCCGCTGCGCGTCGCCGCTGGCCGAGCGCGGGAACAGCTCGTACCAGCTGGCGAACGCGGCGCCGCTGCGCTCCACGTCGAGCGGATACGGTGCGCTGCGCACATGGAACGGCCGGAAGTGCGAGGCCTGCGCCATCACGTGCGCGGTGGCCGGGTCCAGCAGCAGCTTGAGCCGGTGCGCGGGGTCCGGGGCGGTGGCCCGGAGCAGGTCCGCCAACTGGTGCAGTGCGTCCACCGGGGCGTCCTTGGGCGCGTGGTCGGCCGCATGCGCCACCAGCTGCGCGCCTTCTTCCAGCTCGACGGCCACCTCCACGCCGGCTGCGTGCTTCGTCTCCAGCTCGGCGCGGAAGGTGCCGAAGGCATCGCGCCAGGCGGCCACGGCATAGGCATGCCGCCCCAGCCGTTCGGGCCGGAAGGCGCCGCGCCAGCGGTCGTTGCCCAGCGGCACCATCGGCACGCGCTGCCAGGCGTCGTCATCGTCCGCGCGCCACTGCAGTTCTACAGCCAGCTGGTCGTGCCCGTCCATCAGCACGTCGGCTTCGACGACGATGTCGTCGCCCACCAGCCGCTTCACGGCAAAGCGGCCGTCGTCCACGGCAGGGGCCACGTGTTCGATGGCGATGCGCGGCGCGGCCACGGCGGTGCCGGCGCGCCCGCTGTCTGCATCGCCCGGGATTGCCCGCTGCCCGCCGGGCGCCACGATGGGGCGCCACCGGACCGGACGGCTGCGGAACACGCGCCAGGCCTGCACGCCGCCCGGCGGCAGGTCGATCTCCGCCAGCGCGCGCGCCTTGGCGCGCAGGGCCTCGTCGCGGCTGCCGGCCGGCTCGGTCAGCAGGTCGAGCGCCACGCCGCGCGTGAAGCCGCCCGCCACGCCGGGCAGGAAGCGGTCCGCCTGCGCCGCGACGCCGGTGTGCAGGTCGGGGTTGATGACCAGCAGCGTCGCCGCATCGTCCGCCCGCAGGTCGGGGCCGTCGGCGCGCAGCAGGGCGCTCATGCGTGCGTCGGGGCCGGTCAGCATGCGCAGGTCCGCGCGCGCGGCCACCGTGCCGGCGGCCTGCGCGGCACGCAGCGTCGCGTTCACGTCGCGCACCGCGTCGGACAGGTCGAAGGCCGCATGCGCGTCGATCCACTGCGCGTCGGTCGGGTCGCCGCGATCGGGCTGCATCGGCAGCAGCGCGCCGCGCTCGAAGCCGAACGGCATCAGCCAGCCGGCACCCAGCACGTCCGCCACGTCGAGCATGCGACGGTAGGCCCGCTCGCGCGTCATGGCATCGCCGAAGGCCTGGCCGTAGCGCGTGCCGAACGGCGCCTCCACCGTGGCGATGGGCGGCGCGACGGCGGCCAGCCGCGCGTGTTCCTCCACCATCCAGCCGGCGCGGAAATCCCACCAGCGCAGCGACGAGAAGGTGGCATCGAAGCCGGCGTCGGCCAGGGCCTCGACGGCCCGGCCGTCCAGGCCCGGCGTCCAGGCCAGGAAGCGCACCGGCCGCGCGCCGGCGCCCTCGCGCGTGGCCGCGATCAGCGGGTGCCAGCGCGCCGCCGGCAGGCGGGCCGGCGCCTCGCAGCGGAAGCCGCCGATGCCGAGCGCCGTCCACGCGCGCAGTTGCTGCATCCACCACGCGCCGATGGCCTCGGCGCAATGCGCATCGTCGTGGCGGAACGAGGCCACCTCCAGGTGCGACGGCGGCAGGCGCGGGTCCAGCGCGTCGCCGTGCTCGGCGCGGCAGTGGAACCAGCCGGGGTGGTCGGCGCGCAGCGGGGCGTCGGTCGCCACGCGGTCGATCACCAGGTCCATCAGCAGGGCCAGGCCGCGCTGCCGGCAAGCGTCGGCCAGCCGGCCCAGCGCCGCATGTGCGGGTCCGCCGCCGAGCGCGGCATGCAGCCGCGCGTGGTCGCGCGTGACGAACACGTTGCCGCCCGCGCCCACCGCAAACGGCGGCGCGATCAGCACGTGGTCGAAGCCGAGCGCGGCGATGCGGTCCAGCAGACCGCCCCACTGGTCGAGCGGACCCTGCTGCAAGGGATGGAGATAGCAGATCGCCGGCGTGAATGCCGCCGCGCTCCACTGCGCCTCGGGCCGGGCGTGCGGGGCTGCCGCGGGAGGTGCTTGCGTGGGCGTTTGCGCGGCGGCCGGCTGCTGCGTGTCTTCCGCCGCGCGGGGCGGCGGGGCGGGCGGGGTGCGGGAGGCGGGTGCCGCGAACGTCTTCGGATCGGTCATGCGTCGGTGCCGTTGGAGCGTTGAGCGCCGGGCGCGTCGAAGGCAGCGTCCGGCCGGATCGTGATGGCCGGGCGATGGCCCGGCCCGTGCCGCCGGCATGTCATGCGCGGATCTTTTCCCGGCCGGCGGCGCGCGCCACCGGGTGCGCGCGGGCCGTGGTGGACAACGCCGTCGTCCGGCGCCGGCGCGCGGGTTTGCCCACCGGCGCCGTGTCCGGGGGGCTCGCGGGCCGCGCAAGCGTGCGCATCGGCCAGTGCTGCAGATGCGGCATCGGCGTGGCGCGCGGTGCCAGCGAGGCATACAGCGCCAGGTACTCGCGCGCCGGCTGCGACCAGCCGAAGTCCGTCGTCATGCCGTTGTATTGCAGGACGCGCCATGCGCGCGGCTGGACGAACACGCGCAGCGCGCGCGCCACCGCGCCCGCCATGGCCTCGGGCGTCTCGCCGTCGAACAGGAAGCCGGTGGCGCCGCGCAGCGCCGCCTCGGGCGAGCCGCGATCGGCGATGGTGTCGACCAGCCCGCCCACCCGCGAGGCCACCGGCACCGTGCCGTAGCGCATGGCATACAGCGGTGTCAGGCCGCACGGCTCGAAACGGCTGCCGTGCAGCAGCAGGTCGGCGCCGGCGTGCAGCATGTGCGCGTTGCGCTCGGTATAGCCGATCACGGCCGCCATCCGGCGCGGATATCGCTCGGCCAGGGCGGCCATGGCGCTTTCATAGCGGCGCTCGCCGCAGCCCAGCACCGCCACCTGCAGGTCGGGATGGGCTTCCAGCATCTGCGGCAGCGCCTGCAGCGCCACGTCCGCCATCTTCTGGTGCGTCAGGCGGCTGCCCAGCGCCAGCAGTGGCGCATGCGCGTCTTCCGGCAGGCGCAGCAGCGTCTGCAGCTGCAGCTTGGCGGCGTGCTTGCCGCTCAGGTTGCCCGCGAAAAACGGCCGCGACAGGTAAGCATCCTTCGAGGGATTCCACACCGCGTTGTCGATGCCGTTGAGAATGGCGACGAGGTCATGCCGGCGCGCCCGCAGCACGTCCTGCATGCCGTAGCCGAAGGCGTCGGTCAGGATCTCGCGCGCATAGGTCCGGCTTACGGTGGTGATGCGGTCGGCCCACATCAGCCCCGCTTTCAGGAAACTGAACTGCCCAAAGAATCCGGCCCCGCGCACCGCCTCCGGGGGAAGACCGAGGTCCTGCGCGATGCGCGGCGGGAAGTTGCCCTGGAACGCCAGGTTGTGCACGGTCAGGACCGTCTTGACCGGCCGTCCCGCGCGCTTGACCAGCAGCGGCACCAGCGCGGCATGCCAGTCATGCGCCTGCACGATGTCGAATGCGGGCAGGTCGGGCACGCCGCCGGCCACGTGCGCGGCCGCATGGCTGAACGCGGCGAAGCGCAGCGCGTTGTCGGCGTAGGGCTCGCCGCAGGCATCGAGGTACGGGTTGCCCGGGCGATCGAACAGCGCCGGGGCGTCGAGCAGAAGCACCGGCACGCCGGTATCGGGCATCGCGCCCAGCAGCACGCGCGCGGGGCCGCCCGGCAGATCGGGCAGCGCGCAGGCCACCCGGGCATCGCGCAGCTGCGCCTGCGCGGCGGGGTACCCCGGCAGCATCACGGTCACGTGCAATCCGGCGCGCTGCAGCGCGCCGGCGCATGCCCCGACCATGTCTCCCAAGCCACCGGTCTTGGCCAGCGGCACCGCTTCCGATGCGACAAAGAGGACGTTCAGCGACAAGATCGTGCTCCCAGCGAAGGCCACCGGCGCCGGACCGAAGCCCGTCCCTGCGTGTCGCTGGGCTGGCATCAACCGTCGGCGCGGGCGGCGAGTTTGCGATCTCCCGGGTCGCGCAAGTCCTATGCCAGTCGGACAGACACCGACACGCAGGCGCGGGCATCCGCCTGTTTGCTGGCCGCCACGCGGCACCTCGCCGCCGGCGCCCACGTGCGGTGCGTGCAACCCGTGCGCGCGCCGTGTAATTTCGCCTATGCCGCCGGGCGCACGTGCGCAGGGCACCGCGCCGTCACCTCGCGGCGACGATGGCCGGGTGCCGGGCCGTCAGCGCGAAGCGGGCCCGGCCATGGCCAGCCATGGGCGGCGGCCCGCATCGCCGGCGCTCATGCCGAACCCGCCATCGCGCAACCCAGCGGCAGGCATGCCGGCCGCTCGTCCAGCAAGCGGCGCATCAGGTCGCGCCAGGCGGGCCGCTCCGGCTCACCCGGCTTGCGTGCGCCGAACAGCATGGCGATGGTCTCTCCTTGCGCATCGAACAGTTCGAGCGCGGTCACCACGCCGTCCGAGGTCGGCTTGCAGACCACCCAGGCGCGGTCGATCAGGTCGCCGCGCACATGCAGGCTGAAGCCGGGATCGAGCACGTTGACCCAGCCGTCGAGCCGCCGCACGGTCGTGACCGGTCCGGTGTGGATCTGCACCATGCCCCGGTTGCCGACGAACACCATGATCGGCAGGCCGGTGGCGGCCGCTTCCTCCAGCACCGCGCTCAGCGCAGTCGGCGCCACGGCCAGGGTGAAGCGCCCTTCGGCCAGCCGCAGCGCCTGCGTGCGCGCCACCTCGTGCGCCTTGAGCAGGCCGAAGAACTGGTGCGTGTCGGTCATCGCTTCCCATGCGGACAGCAGCGCGGGCACGTCGATGGCACTGTCCGGGCGCGGCGCGTCCGGGGCGGGGCGCGCCTGCATGGCGTCGCCGGGCGCTTGGTCATCGGCGCGCCATTGCGCCACCAGGCGGTCGCAGGCGGCGTGGTCGCTGTGCTCGCGCAGGTAGACCTTGTGCACCGCCTCGCCACAGGCATCGTAGAACTGCAGGCTGTGCAGCGTGCCGCGCGGCGAGGTGTCGGTCACGGCATAGGCATGTGCCCAGTGCGCGTAGAACATGCGCAGGTCGATCTCCGCGCCGAGCGCCAGCCCGACCAGGCCTGTGTGGCTCAGGCTGGTGAAGGTGCCGTCCTTCTCATGCACGGCGGCGGCATTGCGCGTGAGCGCCATCACGCGGCCCAGCGCGCCGAGCTGCTCGAACAGGCCGATGAAGTGGCCGTCCTCGCCGGCACGCAGCCGCGTGACATCGGCGCCGACACGCGCGGCGACCAGTTCGCCTTCGGACACGCCCAGCTCGGCGGCGGCATCGCGCTGGCGCAGGCTGCGTTCGGCGAGCAGGGCGCGGTGGCGCTCGCGCAGTCGGGCCGCGCGGGCGATGCGTTCGTCCGGCGTGCCGGTGGGCAGGGAAGGGGCGGGCGGGTTCATCATCACATCACTCCTTGTCGGCGGGTCAGAACTCGATCTTCACGGTGGCCGCGAAGGTGCGGCCGGGCGCGGTGTAGGCGTCGAGGGCGGTCGAGCCGGCCAGGCCCAGGCCCGCCACGTCCGACCAGTTCCACACCTTGCGGTCCAACAGGTTGCGCACGGCCAGGTAGAGCGAGGCGTGCTTGTTCAGCCGGTAGCCGCCCGCCACATCCACCACGAGCGACGACGGCGTCGCGAAGTCGGCCGTGGCGCCGGTGCCGGGCGGGCGGATGGTGCTCGGGCTCTTGGCCATCTGCCAGGTCATGTCGGTCTGCGCGAACCAGCGCTCGCCGGGCTCGTAGCGCACGCCGAACACAGCCTGCAGCGGGTTGATGCTATTGAGCGGCGTGGTAGCGCCGCCGGCGTCTTCGGCCGTGCCGCGCGTATAGGCCGCCGCCGCGCGCAGCTTCACGCCGGCCGGCAGCCGCCATTCGCCGCGTGCCTCCACGCCGCGGATGAACGCGCGGCTGACATTGACGTACTGATAGGTCAGCGGGTTGGTCGGGCTGGTGATGCTGCCGCCGACCGTCACCTGATCGATGAAGTTGCGGTAGCGCCCGGCAAAGGCGGCCACGCTGTATGCGATGCGGCCCCGCGTGATATCGAGCTTGCCGCGCAGGCCCACTTCCACCGTGTCGCTGGTCTCCGGCTTCAGGCGGGGGTTGCCGATGCTGCGGTAGTACACGCGCGAACCGGCGGTGCTGGTGAAGCCGTTGTTGACCTGGTCGGGTGTCGGCGTGCGGAAGCCGCGCGCGTATTGCACGTAGGCGGTGGCGGCCGGCGCGAAGGCATACATCAGCGCCAGCTTGGGCGACAGCGCACCGTCGCTGCTGCCCGCCTGCACGCCGGTGTAGAGCGGATCGCCCGGGTTGCGCGGCTTCAGCCGGTATGTGTCGTAGCGCAGGGCCGGAATGACGCTCAGGCTGCCGCGGCGGATCTCATCCTGCATGAAGGCGCCCAGCAGCGCGTATCCGGTGTCGGGGAAGACCTTGTTGACGAAGTTGTCGGACGCCGCCGGCCCGGTGCCCGAGCGGTCGCTGTCGATGCGCGAGAAGCTGGCGTCCGCGCCGTACACGAGCTTGTGCGAGAGCGAACCTGTGCGGAAGTTGCTTTCCAGTTGCGACGACAGGCCGAAGGTGTGGTCGCGGTAGTGGTTGTTGCGCGAGCGCTGCGAGGCGACGCTGATCTCGTCCTGCGCTTGCCCGATCTCGGCGCGGCGGAAGTAGACCAGGGCATGGGCGTTCTGGAACCAGCGGTTGTCGGCGTCGGCATGGTCGTAGTCGAGGCTGACACGCTGGCTCTCCAGCCGGTCGGCCGAGCGCAGGCTGCGCAGCGTCGGGGTGACGGCCGACAGCGCGTCGCTGTCGATGCGCTGGCGCACCGACTCGCCGGTCAGCTTCAAGGTGTCGCGGGCCGTGGCCTTGAACACCAGCTTGCCGAGCAGCGCGGTGTTATCGGTGTCCTGCGGGTTGGGCGTGGTGCGGGCCGCCCCCGCGCTGCCGTTGCTGCCCTGGTTGTCGACAGCGTGTCCGCGCCGGCCGTCGGCGATCAGCGTGCCCTGGAACCGTTCGCCGCCCAGGGCGGTGGAAACCGTGGTGCCGAAGCTGCGATCGGTCGAGTCATAGCCCGAGCGCAGCCCGAAGTACGACGCCTTGCCGAACACGTCCAGCAGATCCTGCGGGTCCTTGGTGAGGAAATTGACTGCGCCGGTCAGCCCGTCGCTGCCGTACAGCGACGAGGCCGGCCCGCGCAGGATCTCGATGCTGCGCAGCAGCGCCATGTCGGCGTAG
It encodes the following:
- a CDS encoding maltotransferase domain-containing protein; amino-acid sequence: MTDPKTFAAPASRTPPAPPPRAAEDTQQPAAAQTPTQAPPAAAPHARPEAQWSAAAFTPAICYLHPLQQGPLDQWGGLLDRIAALGFDHVLIAPPFAVGAGGNVFVTRDHARLHAALGGGPAHAALGRLADACRQRGLALLMDLVIDRVATDAPLRADHPGWFHCRAEHGDALDPRLPPSHLEVASFRHDDAHCAEAIGAWWMQQLRAWTALGIGGFRCEAPARLPAARWHPLIAATREGAGARPVRFLAWTPGLDGRAVEALADAGFDATFSSLRWWDFRAGWMVEEHARLAAVAPPIATVEAPFGTRYGQAFGDAMTRERAYRRMLDVADVLGAGWLMPFGFERGALLPMQPDRGDPTDAQWIDAHAAFDLSDAVRDVNATLRAAQAAGTVAARADLRMLTGPDARMSALLRADGPDLRADDAATLLVINPDLHTGVAAQADRFLPGVAGGFTRGVALDLLTEPAGSRDEALRAKARALAEIDLPPGGVQAWRVFRSRPVRWRPIVAPGGQRAIPGDADSGRAGTAVAAPRIAIEHVAPAVDDGRFAVKRLVGDDIVVEADVLMDGHDQLAVELQWRADDDDAWQRVPMVPLGNDRWRGAFRPERLGRHAYAVAAWRDAFGTFRAELETKHAAGVEVAVELEEGAQLVAHAADHAPKDAPVDALHQLADLLRATAPDPAHRLKLLLDPATAHVMAQASHFRPFHVRSAPYPLDVERSGAAFASWYELFPRSASGDAQRHGTFRDVARRLGVIRAMGFDVLYFPPIHPIGRTHRKGRNNSLRAEPDDPGSPYAIGAAEGGHDAIHPQLGTLDDFRRLRDAARGQGLELALDFAIQCSPDHPWLRAHPGWFAWRPDGSVRYAENPPKKYEDIVNVDFYAASAKPALWLALRDVVMFWADEGVRLFRVDNPHTKPLPFWEWMIGEVRARYPDAIFLSEAFTRPKVMYRLAKVGFSQSYTYFTWRHGKQEFIDYLTELTRTPVREYFRPHFFVNTPDINPVFLQTSGRPGFLIRAALAATLSGLWGVYNGFELCEGQALPGKEEYLDAEKYQLRAWDHDRPGNIVAEIALLNRIRRTNPALHSHLGVQFQPASGEGILYFSKSTPAPLPTHPAEPADAAPERFGDNTLLVAISLDPHHPQEADIELPLWQWGLPDHGALMAENLVDGARFVWRGKRQHVRLAPEQPFAIWRVRPALPSEEQPS
- the glgA gene encoding glycogen synthase GlgA, which produces MSLNVLFVASEAVPLAKTGGLGDMVGACAGALQRAGLHVTVMLPGYPAAQAQLRDARVACALPDLPGGPARVLLGAMPDTGVPVLLLDAPALFDRPGNPYLDACGEPYADNALRFAAFSHAAAHVAGGVPDLPAFDIVQAHDWHAALVPLLVKRAGRPVKTVLTVHNLAFQGNFPPRIAQDLGLPPEAVRGAGFFGQFSFLKAGLMWADRITTVSRTYAREILTDAFGYGMQDVLRARRHDLVAILNGIDNAVWNPSKDAYLSRPFFAGNLSGKHAAKLQLQTLLRLPEDAHAPLLALGSRLTHQKMADVALQALPQMLEAHPDLQVAVLGCGERRYESAMAALAERYPRRMAAVIGYTERNAHMLHAGADLLLHGSRFEPCGLTPLYAMRYGTVPVASRVGGLVDTIADRGSPEAALRGATGFLFDGETPEAMAGAVARALRVFVQPRAWRVLQYNGMTTDFGWSQPAREYLALYASLAPRATPMPHLQHWPMRTLARPASPPDTAPVGKPARRRRTTALSTTARAHPVARAAGREKIRA
- a CDS encoding hemin-degrading factor, translated to MNPPAPSLPTGTPDERIARAARLRERHRALLAERSLRQRDAAAELGVSEGELVAARVGADVTRLRAGEDGHFIGLFEQLGALGRVMALTRNAAAVHEKDGTFTSLSHTGLVGLALGAEIDLRMFYAHWAHAYAVTDTSPRGTLHSLQFYDACGEAVHKVYLREHSDHAACDRLVAQWRADDQAPGDAMQARPAPDAPRPDSAIDVPALLSAWEAMTDTHQFFGLLKAHEVARTQALRLAEGRFTLAVAPTALSAVLEEAAATGLPIMVFVGNRGMVQIHTGPVTTVRRLDGWVNVLDPGFSLHVRGDLIDRAWVVCKPTSDGVVTALELFDAQGETIAMLFGARKPGEPERPAWRDLMRRLLDERPACLPLGCAMAGSA
- a CDS encoding TonB-dependent hemoglobin/transferrin/lactoferrin family receptor; translation: MAPIVTAAALLCAPAAGAEPSPPAYAPVLATRADLTLDPVIVTATRSRTALSRTPASVSVITDTDLEEQQADNIKEALRYEPGVTVRRSAFRPTSAASSGSAGGFGGNQGINIRGLDGNRILLMEDGIRLPAAFAYGPLNAGRGDYADMALLRSIEILRGPASSLYGSDGLTGAVNFLTKDPQDLLDVFGKASYFGLRSGYDSTDRSFGTTVSTALGGERFQGTLIADGRRGHAVDNQGSNGSAGAARTTPNPQDTDNTALLGKLVFKATARDTLKLTGESVRQRIDSDALSAVTPTLRSLRSADRLESQRVSLDYDHADADNRWFQNAHALVYFRRAEIGQAQDEISVASQRSRNNHYRDHTFGLSSQLESNFRTGSLSHKLVYGADASFSRIDSDRSGTGPAASDNFVNKVFPDTGYALLGAFMQDEIRRGSLSVIPALRYDTYRLKPRNPGDPLYTGVQAGSSDGALSPKLALMYAFAPAATAYVQYARGFRTPTPDQVNNGFTSTAGSRVYYRSIGNPRLKPETSDTVEVGLRGKLDITRGRIAYSVAAFAGRYRNFIDQVTVGGSITSPTNPLTYQYVNVSRAFIRGVEARGEWRLPAGVKLRAAAAYTRGTAEDAGGATTPLNSINPLQAVFGVRYEPGERWFAQTDMTWQMAKSPSTIRPPGTGATADFATPSSLVVDVAGGYRLNKHASLYLAVRNLLDRKVWNWSDVAGLGLAGSTALDAYTAPGRTFAATVKIEF